The stretch of DNA CGCTGCCCCCATTCTTATCAGTGTTATTGATAACCGTAAAAAGGTTAAAGAAGGTAAACCCGAAACTTTCGTTGGTCGCGTACATGCAACCTTTGGTATTCCAGTTGATTGGGATGTAGATACCATCTTGGCAACGGAAAAAGACGATAAGTCGTTAACCTTAAGTCAGTGGCTACAAAAAAGAATCGTAAAAGGGTTAACGGAAAAGGGATGGCAAGTAAAACCTGCTGATTTCAAAACAGTACCGACAGAAACCATAGCGAGCTATACGTTAACAGAGCAAGGATCACAACATCTTTTAGTTCTCGACTTGCAAGAGTGGTTCTTCAGCATCAATTTAAACTGGGTTTCATCATTTAATTTTGATACCAATGTTGATACATACCTATTTGATAAAGATAGCGGTTTAACTTATCAACATAACACCCAAGAAAGGGACGTCATTGATGAAAAAGCCGATGAATCACCTCAAAATAATGTCCTTCGTGCTTATCACGACCAATTATTACAGATTCTTTCAGACCCCGCGCTAAAAGCACAAATTCAAGAAAAGGCGCAAACACAAATGGCTGAGTCTACAACGACACTCTAACGGCCATATTAATAAAAACGTCTGTTCCGCCTCGTTATTGCAAATGATATTTTCTATAACGAGGTTTCCTTGTCTTCAGCGCCAATGTCTATCTCACACCCCATAAGTTGCGTTTTTCTAACCGAGCTAAAATATCATTAGCACCACTTTTGGCTGAATCTGACACGTTTATGCCCAAAAGTGAGCTAGGGGTGTAAATTATTTCAGCCTCATTTCGTGTTAGATCTCTATGAACGAGTAGGCAAATTCAACCTCGAATCACATTCGTGGCATCTCGCTTCAAACAAAATCATAACATTGCCCTTCAGTGGAAACGTTACTACGCTTGTCTTTCATCTCTTAGGAGTATTAACAATGAAGCAAGTGAAAAAAATAATAAGTTTTGTAGCCGTTGGAATATTCGCTCAACTGCTCTTAATAGTGCCTGCTATTGCGGAAGAGTATTACACCATAAAAGATGGAGTGCTAGAACGCCCCACAGGTTATCGCGAGTGGATTTATGTGGGTACTCCGGTAACACCAAATGATATGAATAATGGCAAAGCTGCATTTCCCGAGCATCACAATGTGTATATCGATCCAAAAAGCTGGGCGCATTGGAAAGAAACGGGGAAGTTTCGTGAAGGTACTATTTTAATGAAAGAGCTGGTCAGTGTTGGCTCAAAAGCCGCTGTGAGTGGTCAAGGATACTTTCAAGGTGAGTTTATTGGTCTGGAAGCAACCATCAAGAGTAAGAGCAACTTTCCTGATGAGCCTGGCAACTGGGCTTACTTTAGCTTTTCCAGTAAAGATCATAAGACCTTAACAAAGACCGCCAAGCCGTTTCCTTCAGCATCCTGTAATAGTTGTCATCTAGCGTCGGCATCAGATGATTTTGTTTTTACTCAGTATTACCCGGTTCTCAGTTCGGGTAAAGCAAAGGGTAAGAAGGCTACGGGCGGTCATGAATCAGACTTGAACAATAATTATATTGAGCCAAAAGGTAAATAATAATGCTATCCATTAGACTCAAAAAAATAGGCATTTGTTTAGGTTGCGTGATCATGACTAGTGTTAGTTCATTCTCGGCAATAGCGGATGATACGTTCTCAAATTATGTTGATGAAAAAGGCAATATTAGTTTCCCTCATAGTTTTCGAACCAATATGGTTCACTTAGGGTCATGGTTCGTTCCTGAAGGCGGTGCCAGCGGTTTTCATGATGTGTATACAGAGAAAGAATCGGTTGAGAGTTTCCGCAAGTCTGGCAAATTTCCCGATGGTGCCACGATCGTAAAAGAGCTTCGGGTGTCTAATGCGGGAAGCTACACTACAGGAGCTGGGGTCAGCTATGCGACAAAAGACGTCAAACAATGGTTCGTAATGATCAAAGACGTGAAAGGTCGGTTTGCCGATAATCCTCTATGGGGCGATGGCTGGGGTTGGGCGCTATACAAGCCAGATAATAAAGACAAGAACGTCGCAACAAACTATAAAACTGATTGCCTGAGTTGTCACAAACCAGTGGAAAATAAGGATTGGATATATACAGAAGCCTATCCGACTCTTAGTAAAGAATAGCTCAAATCAACATTAGCAATGTAAATACAATCAGATGATTGGCGGTGTCATTAACTCGTTCCGGTCCACTAACGAGCTATAAAATCATCAAATATTTAACCCTTGGCGCTATTTGGCACAGCAAAAAATAAGGCCATGGTTTCCCATGGCCTTATTCTTTAACGCTAACACAAACGTAAGGGTTTACTTACCTTCGATAACGGCTTTAATGCTGTTAAGCATTGAGCGATCGGTACGGGCTTTCTTCAGCTTACGAACACTCTCTTTGAGTGAAGCATCTGATAAACGGGTGAAAATACCGTTGTATTCTTTCTCGGCGATCTCATCATCTGAGTCGGCCATGTCGGCAATATCTTGTGCTACGCGGCTCAATTGAAACCAAGCATTAGCAATATAAAAACCGTGAAAATCTTCTTGCGGCAATAGTGCTCTGGCGCTAGCAGGTAAGGCGTTCCAGCCACTATTGAATTTAAGATCGGTATCTTCAATCAACTCATTACAAAGGTTGGCATAAGCTTCTAACAAGCTCTCTGGGATTTGATCCATTGGCATAACGGTATTACACACGTTTAATGCCACCAGCTCAGCACGAGCTTTATATTCAGCGTTTACTTCAGTCATTTTTTGATCTCTATTACAATTTTACAATACGGCCTAGAAAGTGCCGCTAATATACACGCCATAATTGCCGTTACCTACAATTGGCGTGATGGTAATGTCTTTATATGGGTCGGTAAAGTATAAGCCAGATAGTACACCGATTGCCGCGCCCGCTAACACATCCTCGAGCTGATGCTTATCGCTTTCTACCCGTGTATAGCTAACATATGCCGCGCCAACATAGGCAGGAATAGCCCACTTCCAACCATAGCGTTGCTGTACAAATGTGGCTGCAGCAAAGGTATCAGCAGCATGTCCTGACGGAAATGAATCATCACCCGAACCATCTGGACGCTCTTTATCTACCGTATATTTAAGCCCTTCGACAACAAGACGAGAAACCACGCCAGTCTTAACCAACTGCCATGCGCCCTCGTAGTCATCTTCGTACATTAAACTGCCACCGAGCGCAGCGACTGGAATGAGAAGATGTAAAATATCACCTGATTGCTCTAAATCTGATTTAGCAGATACTGACCAACTCATCAGCATCAGCAAACAAGCCAAAATCTTTTTCATTACATTACCTTTGAGGATTAGTCCTTTAAACACGGCGTTGTTATACAGATCCCAACTAGTAAATGCAAAACTTGTCGGCGGCAATATTGACTTGCTAGCCTTAGTGACCAAAAAATGACTCTAAAAATATTATATCGTGTATGCTAACCATGAATATCAATGACTTCAGGACTAAGCAAACGCTAAATGCCAAAGCCGTTTTTGTTAGTAAAAATCATGCTATTTGCAAGCTTACTTTCAGTGAGTTCATTCTGCTATGCCGAGCAAAGCAACACAGATAAAGCCGATGCGCTATTTACCTTGATTAATAGCGGTACTGTGATTAACAACCAAACGCTTAACACCTATATTGAACGACTAGAAGCAATAATCGCTAAAGATGATACTTCAAGACAACTGCAGCTAACTCGCGTGCGTTGCTGGGCATTTGATCCCAACGAAGCAGACCAACTCTCCAAAGCTTTAGCCTTTGCACAACACGCATTAACCAAACCAGATTTAGCTGACTTCCCAAGCCATAAATTAGACTTAGAACTGTGCCAAGCTTGGTTTACTGAGCAGAATGGGGATGTCGAGTTAGCGCTAAAAGGCTATAACAAGGCGGTAAATGATGCATATGCATTAGAAGACCTACGCCTGATTGCTGATGCCAGAAGTATTCGCGGTTACTTAAATTCTTACCAAGGAAATTTCACCCAAGGCCTTGAAGACCTAATCACCTCTCAATCTCTGTATCAAAGTTTAAATTTGCCTGCATGGGTAAAGTTCAACCTTTACGAGATAGCCACCAGCTATCGTCGTTTTGGCGATCAAAAAAATGCGATTCGTTATTATAAAAAATTGGAACATAGCTACATCACAGACAAAGACTTTGATGCCGCTATTGCTGTAACAGTTTCCATTGCTATTGCCGAAGAAGAGTTAGGTAATTTAAAGACCGCCAAAAAACTTTTCGAACAAGGCTACTTATACTGGAAAGCCAATAAACAAGAGTTACAACAAGCAAGGGTAGCGGTAAATATGGCTGGTACCTTGATTAAGCTAGGTGACTTTAAAAAAGTTAATCAATATTTAAATGAAGCTGAACCTTTTATTTTGCCTACCGATGAAGCCTTTTACAGCTTTATGCACCTATTTAGAGCGCAAACATACCTTGCCAATGGCAAGTTAATTCAGGCTCACGAAAGCCTAGCATTAGCACGAGCAGCCTTCAAGCGTGTAAAAAACATCCGAGGCTTAGCAGAATTGCAGCTAGTCGAAAGCCAAATATTTCTGAGTCAAAATAACTGGCAACAAGCTTACCGCGCGCTTAATGAGTATGTGAAGCAACATAAAGAACTCGATTTAAAGCGGCTTTCAAGCTATACAACTGAAATGCGTACTCGCTTTAATGTTGATCAAATAGAAGCAGAGAATCGCCACCTGATAGAAAATCAGCGGCTCAAGGAGATTGAGTTTGCGATGTTAGAGCAAAATAAAATCCAGCAAGGGATCATCATTTTTCTCGGCAGCTTCCTTATCATTATTATTTCCTTTTTTGCTTATAAGCAATCGCAAAAGAACAAATTATTATCGGAACTCGCACTGACTGACCATTTAACACAATTACCTAATCGTCGTTATATCTATACCAAAGCGCAGCGCTGTTTTGAGGAAGCAAAGAAAACACAAACGCCGTTATCTGTGATTATATTTGATGCTGACCATTTTAAACTTATTAATGACAACTTCGGTCACGAGGTGGGCGATCACGCGCTAGTACTGCTTGCTGATACCTGTCGAGAAATACTCTCCTCCGAGTACCCAACTGCACGCGTTGGTGGCGAAGAGTTTTTGATAATCTTACCCGAAACAGATAAAGCTCAAGCGTATAAAATTGCTCAGAATCTTATAAAAACAGTCTGTGAAGCTAACTTCTGCAAGTTTCCACGGGGCTTTGCTCTAACCATCAGTGCTGGGGTTGCTGGCCTTTCTACCACAGATGATAAGCTGTCACTGCTCCTCAAAAAAGCTGACGATGCGCTCTATCAAGCCAAAAGCAATGGACGCAACCAAGTAAAAATGAGTTAGAGAAGAAGGCGGGGATACCTATTCCCCCCCAATAACTGCTATCATTAGCCGTTACTTCAAGCCGTTATTAGAGCTATGCCAGACACTCCTTCACTACCTGCAGCAATTGATACCTTAACGCCCACTCAACTCGGCGAATTGGCCCTTAAAATTAAAACCTGGGGTCAAGAGTTAGGTTTTGCGCAGATCGGCATTTGCGACACAGATCTAACGGCCGAAGAACCTAAACTGCAGCAATGGCTAGACAACGACTACCATGGTGACATGGGCTATATGGCTAATCACGGTATGATGCGTGCCAGGCCACATGAGTTACACCCTGGTACCCGAAGAGTCATCTCCGCAAGAATGGATTACCTGCCCCCTAATGCAGGCTTTGCCACCAATCTAAAAGATCCCAACTTAGGCTATATCTCGCGGTATGCAGGCGGCCGAGACTACCATAAAATGATCCGTAGTCGACTCAAAAAGCTGGGAGACCGAATAGAGGCTGAACTAAAAGAGATGGGGTTCAGTAAATCCAACTCCCGTCCTTTTGTCGATTCAGCGCCGGTGCTAGAGCGGCCTCTCGCCGATAAAGCGGGTTTAGGCTGGACGGGTAAACACAGCTTACTGCTCAATCAAGAAGCTGGTAGTTGGTTTTTCCTCGGTGAGTTGTTTATCAACCTGCCTCTGCCTGTCGATATTCCGGTAAGCGAGAACTGTAACACCTGTGTGGCCTGCATTAAGTCATGCCCGACTAACGCCATTGTCGAGCCTTATGTGGTTGATGGGCGCCGCTGTATCTCCTACCTTACCATTGAACTACAAGGGGCTATTCCGGTCGAGTTTCGTGAGGCCATAGGCAATCGAATTTACGGTTGTGATGATTGCCAACTCGTTTGTCCTATCAATAGTCAGGCACCTATCACCGCTGAACAAGATTTTCACACTCGCACTCCGTTACAGCAGCCTGAATTATTGACGTTATTTGCATGGAGTGAAGCTGAGTTCTTAAAGCTAACCGAAGGCAGTGCGATCCGCAGAATAGGTCATCGACGTTGGCTTAGAAATATCGCTATCGCTCTTGGCAATGCACCGACTTCAGCATCCATCATGTCGGCACTTGAAGCGCGCAAATTATCGGATGAAGTTGATGAGATGGTAGCTGAACATATTGACTGGGCACTCGAACAACAAAGTACCAAACAGAGCCTATTAAGCCGTAAAACACAGCGGGTCATTCGGACGGTAGAAAAAGGGTTGCCACGAGATGCCTAAAGGCTGCTCACAATAGAGTAGCCCTTCGGTATATTAACTGTATTTATTTGGGATTAAGTGTAAAACCTACTTTGATTGTCACTTGCCAATGAGCCACCATCCCCTCCTCCAAATGACCCCGAGTTTCGGTCACCTGAAACCAGCGCATATGCTGTATTGACTCATTTGCCGCCGCAATGGCATTTTTTATTGCATCATCCGAACTAATCGGGGATGAACCTGTAAGCTCAATAATCTTGTAAGTATGACTCATGGCTAGCTCCAACGCGGTTAAACACAAAGATGTTAACCAGTATAGAACACCAATGACGGCGGTGTTTTCCATTTCATTTATAATGATGAAGTGCTTAGCAGAGTGCAGATCACCGATAACTCTTCAGTGCAAAAATATAATAGATAATAAAAAGGCAGCCGACTTGGCTACCTTAGACTGAATACAACATGAGGGAACAGCTGGCTTTATGCCAACAGCATTCGCCACCACATTCCTGGTAAGCTGGTAAAACCACTGGTATAGAACTGCAGTTCACCGTCTTTAATCACCATCAACGTCGGCGTCACATTGACTGAAAAGTCTCGGGAAAGTAGCCCCTTCTTGTCATTAACCACGGGGAAATCATATTGTTTGTGCTTCAAATACTGGCTGAGTTTTTCATCACTGCCGGAGTTCATCGCCACAGTCACCACCGAATATTGTGACGCCATTATATCAACCGATGGACTAACAAAGCTGCACACTGGACACCATGTTCCCCAAAAGTACAGCAGAACAGGCTCCTGATAACTCATCGCCAGAATATCTACGGGCTCACCATTTAGAGTCATCGCTTTTAAGTCTGGCAGATTATCGGTGGGGATATCTTTACTGCGCCACAGATCTAACGCTGCAGAAAACAAGGTGAAAACCACCAGCATAATAGCTATTTGTTTAGCCCCATAAAGTACTTTACTCAATAGGGATTTATAGGCATTCGGCTTCGTCATTATCCTTGTGCCTTAAGCGCTTTTTCAACCTCTTGTTTAAGCGTTTCAAACGGTACTAAACCAGGGATTATCTGCTCACCAATAATCATACTTGGGGTTCCCCGAAGACCGAGTTGTCGCATTAACTGTAGATTTTCATCCACAATGGCATCCACTCGGCTGTCATTTTTACCCAGCCACTTCTGCGTGTGTGTTAACTTGGCCACTTTGGCGATAGTCGCGGAGTCTAGCCGGCGAGGCGCTGCCATCAAAGTCTTTTTAAGTGCAAGGTATTTTTCAGGTTCATTCAGCCAAACCGTTTGCGCCAACTCGACCGCTTCTACAGCACTTTGTCCCTGTAACGGTACCATTTTAATAATGATTTTCAACTGAGGAAATTCGGCTATTAATTTTTCCAACTCTGGCTCTAACTTTTTACAATAAGGACAGTTAAAATCGGTAAAATAAACCATGGTAACGTCTGGCGACTCAGCGCCTTTCCATGGATCTGTTTTTGTATTAAATAGCGCCTGTTGATACTGCTTGATGAGCGACTTAGCGCTCGCTTTCTGCGAACCTTGCTCGCGTACTTGCATAGCAATAATCGCCTCTTTAAGCAGATCTGGGTCATTGAGCAGCATCTCTTTCAATATACCCTTAACTTCTTGCTGTTGCCCTGCACTAAGCTTACCTTCATCCGCTTTAACACTTGCGCTACTCACCGTTTGAACCCCGATAAATGTGAATATGACCGCTAGAGCCACGCCTATTATGCTTTTTGCTTTTACGCTTAATGTCATCTTAATACTCTCTTAAAAATACTATCTTCAAACGGTCCTTTTAACCGTTTTCAGTCATATAGGTTTAGCTCGCTAGCGTCTGTCACTATAGTCGCTAGCGAGTTAGGTTTGCCGTATACGCTAAAAAGGACCTTTAGCAGAGGCTTTATTGATCGCTGCGATCACCTCCTTTGAAGACAAAATCACAGGCAGTTCGATCCCATCAGGAGCATTGGGCCCATAAACCACATTAAACGGTACGCCATAGCGATTATGGCTCTGTAAATAGTCGGTAATAGGCGCCGAAGGTTTAGTCCAATCACCGATAACAAGATCTATATCATTTTGTTTTAAGCGGCTATAAACAGGGTCTTGTAATATCACCCCGACTTTATTGGCTTTACAGGTAATACACCAATCTGCGGTCACATCAACGAAGACCACTTTCCCTTCAGCGACTTTTGCCTGAATGTCACTTTGTTGCAGTGGAGTCCAACTAAGATCTGTGGGTAACGGACGCGCCCAGTTATCTGATGTGGCAAAAGCAGTTATCGCACTGACAAGAATACCCATGCTAATACTGGCGATCACGGCAGCAGAGCCATGAACCCTAGCCATCAACGTGATAAATAACAGCACTAATATCGCCGCAGCAACCCATAGAATGCCCGTTGAAATGAAGTTGGCTAATAAGCTAATAAGCCAAAGACTGGTGAGTAACAATAAGCCTGCAAAAATAACCTTAACCACATTCATCCAGCGACCGGGCTTTGGAAAGTAATTCGCCACTTGCGGGACTGCCGCGACCATCAACCATGGTAACGCCATTCCGACAGCTAAGGCCGTAAAGATAACAAACAAGCTGATAGCATCTGCCCCAAGTGCAAATGCGACTGCAGTGCCTAAAAAAGGTGCGCTACAGGGTGTGGCCAATAGTGTCGCGAACATCCCTTGTAAAAAGTGACCACGGTTGTCATTGCCACCGGTCGTCGCCAGCTTTG from Shewanella sp. Choline-02u-19 encodes:
- a CDS encoding tetratricopeptide repeat-containing diguanylate cyclase; translation: MPKPFLLVKIMLFASLLSVSSFCYAEQSNTDKADALFTLINSGTVINNQTLNTYIERLEAIIAKDDTSRQLQLTRVRCWAFDPNEADQLSKALAFAQHALTKPDLADFPSHKLDLELCQAWFTEQNGDVELALKGYNKAVNDAYALEDLRLIADARSIRGYLNSYQGNFTQGLEDLITSQSLYQSLNLPAWVKFNLYEIATSYRRFGDQKNAIRYYKKLEHSYITDKDFDAAIAVTVSIAIAEEELGNLKTAKKLFEQGYLYWKANKQELQQARVAVNMAGTLIKLGDFKKVNQYLNEAEPFILPTDEAFYSFMHLFRAQTYLANGKLIQAHESLALARAAFKRVKNIRGLAELQLVESQIFLSQNNWQQAYRALNEYVKQHKELDLKRLSSYTTEMRTRFNVDQIEAENRHLIENQRLKEIEFAMLEQNKIQQGIIIFLGSFLIIIISFFAYKQSQKNKLLSELALTDHLTQLPNRRYIYTKAQRCFEEAKKTQTPLSVIIFDADHFKLINDNFGHEVGDHALVLLADTCREILSSEYPTARVGGEEFLIILPETDKAQAYKIAQNLIKTVCEANFCKFPRGFALTISAGVAGLSTTDDKLSLLLKKADDALYQAKSNGRNQVKMS
- a CDS encoding DUF3069 domain-containing protein, which produces MTEVNAEYKARAELVALNVCNTVMPMDQIPESLLEAYANLCNELIEDTDLKFNSGWNALPASARALLPQEDFHGFYIANAWFQLSRVAQDIADMADSDDEIAEKEYNGIFTRLSDASLKESVRKLKKARTDRSMLNSIKAVIEGK
- a CDS encoding cytochrome P460 family protein is translated as MTSVSSFSAIADDTFSNYVDEKGNISFPHSFRTNMVHLGSWFVPEGGASGFHDVYTEKESVESFRKSGKFPDGATIVKELRVSNAGSYTTGAGVSYATKDVKQWFVMIKDVKGRFADNPLWGDGWGWALYKPDNKDKNVATNYKTDCLSCHKPVENKDWIYTEAYPTLSKE
- a CDS encoding dodecin — translated: MSHTYKIIELTGSSPISSDDAIKNAIAAANESIQHMRWFQVTETRGHLEEGMVAHWQVTIKVGFTLNPK
- a CDS encoding phosphatase PAP2 family protein; its protein translation is MKKILACLLMLMSWSVSAKSDLEQSGDILHLLIPVAALGGSLMYEDDYEGAWQLVKTGVVSRLVVEGLKYTVDKERPDGSGDDSFPSGHAADTFAAATFVQQRYGWKWAIPAYVGAAYVSYTRVESDKHQLEDVLAGAAIGVLSGLYFTDPYKDITITPIVGNGNYGVYISGTF
- a CDS encoding protein disulfide oxidoreductase, which codes for MTKPNAYKSLLSKVLYGAKQIAIMLVVFTLFSAALDLWRSKDIPTDNLPDLKAMTLNGEPVDILAMSYQEPVLLYFWGTWCPVCSFVSPSVDIMASQYSVVTVAMNSGSDEKLSQYLKHKQYDFPVVNDKKGLLSRDFSVNVTPTLMVIKDGELQFYTSGFTSLPGMWWRMLLA
- a CDS encoding DsbA family protein, whose protein sequence is MTLSVKAKSIIGVALAVIFTFIGVQTVSSASVKADEGKLSAGQQQEVKGILKEMLLNDPDLLKEAIIAMQVREQGSQKASAKSLIKQYQQALFNTKTDPWKGAESPDVTMVYFTDFNCPYCKKLEPELEKLIAEFPQLKIIIKMVPLQGQSAVEAVELAQTVWLNEPEKYLALKKTLMAAPRRLDSATIAKVAKLTHTQKWLGKNDSRVDAIVDENLQLMRQLGLRGTPSMIIGEQIIPGLVPFETLKQEVEKALKAQG
- the queG gene encoding tRNA epoxyqueuosine(34) reductase QueG; translated protein: MPDTPSLPAAIDTLTPTQLGELALKIKTWGQELGFAQIGICDTDLTAEEPKLQQWLDNDYHGDMGYMANHGMMRARPHELHPGTRRVISARMDYLPPNAGFATNLKDPNLGYISRYAGGRDYHKMIRSRLKKLGDRIEAELKEMGFSKSNSRPFVDSAPVLERPLADKAGLGWTGKHSLLLNQEAGSWFFLGELFINLPLPVDIPVSENCNTCVACIKSCPTNAIVEPYVVDGRRCISYLTIELQGAIPVEFREAIGNRIYGCDDCQLVCPINSQAPITAEQDFHTRTPLQQPELLTLFAWSEAEFLKLTEGSAIRRIGHRRWLRNIAIALGNAPTSASIMSALEARKLSDEVDEMVAEHIDWALEQQSTKQSLLSRKTQRVIRTVEKGLPRDA
- a CDS encoding cytochrome P460 family protein — protein: MKQVKKIISFVAVGIFAQLLLIVPAIAEEYYTIKDGVLERPTGYREWIYVGTPVTPNDMNNGKAAFPEHHNVYIDPKSWAHWKETGKFREGTILMKELVSVGSKAAVSGQGYFQGEFIGLEATIKSKSNFPDEPGNWAYFSFSSKDHKTLTKTAKPFPSASCNSCHLASASDDFVFTQYYPVLSSGKAKGKKATGGHESDLNNNYIEPKGK